CGGTCGTCGTGGCGAGCCGTTCACAAGCGAAAGTAGATGAAGCGAAGCAAGCGTTGGGCGCCCAGGTACAGGGGCACGTCCTGGATTTTCGCAGTGAAGACGATACAAAGGCGTTCTTTGCCAAGGTGGGAACCTTCGACCATCTTGTTGTCACGGCCGGCGGCGCGGTGATGGGCCCCTTCGACACGCTGCCCACGGCTGATGTGCGGGCGGCGTTTGACAGCAAGTTCTGGGGACAATACCTGACCGTGAAGGCGGCACTGCCATACATCCAGAAGACCGGGTCCATCACGCTGACGTCCGGTGTCTATGGCAGCCGCCCGCCGCAAGGCGCTTCGACGCTGGCGGCCATCAATTCCGCTGTCGAGGGACTCGTGCGCGGCTTAGCGGTGGATCTGGCCCCGATTCGGGTGAATGTGGTGTCGCCCGGGCTGGTGGACACCCCCATTTACAGCGGGATGGACGCTGCCAGCCGCCAGGCGATGTTCCAACACGTGGCGGATACACTGCCGGTCAAGCACATCGCGCAGGCGGAGGAGATTGCCGAAGCGTACGTCTATCTGGCGAAGAACACGTTTACGACCGGAACCGTGATTCAAATCGAAGGCGGGGCGCTGCTGTCGTGATTGCAACCCGGCGCGCATCCGAGGCGGCGGCGTGCGCCGTCATTTCAGTATCGTCAGCCGTCCGTACAGCACAGCCCGTTGTAAAAAGAGGAGGAAAACGACCATGAAAATTGCGATCATCGGCACGGGCCATATCGGCGGGACGCTGACCCGCCGTTTGACGAAACTCGGGCACCAGGTGTCCATTGCAAACTCGCGCGGTCCGCAGACCTTGGCCGATCTCGCCGCTGAGACGGGGGCCACACCCGGGGTGCCGCGGGACATTGTGCAGGGAGCGGACATCGTGATTGTCACCATCCCGCAGAAGAACATTCCGAACCTGCCGAAAGACCTGTTTGCGAATGTACCGGAGACGACGGTGGTGATTGACACCGGCAACTACTATCCGAAGCAGCGCGACGGAAAAATCGAGGAGATTGAGGCGGGCATGCCGGAGAGCCGGTGGGTGGAGAAGCAGCTGGGCCGGCCGGTTATCAAGGTGTTCAACAACATTTACGCGAAACATCTGCTGGAAAAGGGCGTCCCCGCGGGTACGCCTGGGCGCATCGCGCTGCCGGTGGCGGGGGATGACCCTGTCGCCAAGCAAAAGGTGATGCAGCTGGTGGATGAATTGGGGTTCGACCCGGTGGACGCCGGCACACTGGACGAGTCCTGGCGTCAACAGCCGGGCACCCCTTGCTATGGTGCAGATTTGGACGCAAAAGGCTTGAAAGAGGCCCTGCAGGCGGCAAGTCCGGTGCGTACAGCCGAGTGGAGGGCATGACGTGGAAATTGGGATCAGCACCTTTGTGGAGACGACCCCCGATGTGGAGACGGGGGTTGTCATCAGCCACGCGCAGCGACTGCGCGAGGTGGTAGAGGAAATTGAACTGGCCGACCAGGTGGGGCTGGATGTGTTTGGGGTCGGCGAGCACCACCGCAAGGACTATGCGTCCTCGTCGCCGGTGGTGGTGTTGGCAGCGGCGGCGTCGCGGACGAAGCGCATTCGGCTGACGAGTGCGGTCACGGTGCTGTCGTCGGCCGACCCGGTGCGGGTGTTTGAGGAGTTTGCGTCGCTCGACGGGATCTCGAACGGCCGCGCCGAAATCATGGCGGGCCGGGGCTCGTTCATCGAGTCGTTTCCGCTGTTTGGGTACGACTTGAACGACTACGACGCGCTGTTCGCAGAGAAGCTCGACTTGCTGCTGAAGCTGCGCGCCTCGGAGAAAGTGACGTGGAGCGGCAAATTCCGCCCGGCGATTCACGACCTCGGCGTATATCCGCGGCCTGTGCAGAACCCGCTGCCGGTGTGGATCGCGAGCGGCGGCACCCCGGATTCGGTGGTCCGGGCGGGGCTGTTGGGACTGCCGCTGGTGCTGGCCATCATTGGCGGGAGCCCGCGCCAGTTTGCGCCGCTGGTCGAGCTGTACAAGAAGGCTGCGCTGCACGCGGGGCACGATGCGGCGAAGCTGCCGGTCGCGTCACATTCGCACGGGTTTGTCGCGGAGGATACGGAACTGGCTGCGGAGAAGTTTTTCCCCTCCACGCAGCAGGCGATGACGGTGCTGGGCAAAGAGCGCGGGTGGGGGCCGTACACGCGCAGGCGGTTTGATGCGGCGCGCAGTTTTGACGGCGCGCTGTACGTCGGGGATCCGGACTGGGTCGCGAAGAAGATTGTTGACCTGCGGAAAAACGTTGGCATCACGCGCTTTTTCCTGCATGTTCCGGTGGGCACGATGCCGCATGACGATGTGATGCGAGCCATCGAGCTGCTCGGGACAGAGGTGGCGCCGCGCGTGCGCGAAGAAGTTGCACAGTGGGAGGCTTCCCAGTAAACATCGTGGACGAAGGAAGCCGGCGGAGCCGGCTGGGGCCCGGGCTGGGGCACCGCATCAGGTCACATGCAGATAGACGGTGATGCTGTGCCCGCCCGCCGTAATGTGCACCGGCCACGTGCCGGGTGTGGTGTTGGACCCCACCAGCCATCGCCAGGTGATTCGTCCCTGGCTGTTGGCAGTCTCAGGCTCAAGCCCATGCGCGTGGCTTGGGCCTGATTTGTAGTCGACTTCAATCTTGCCTGCCGTGCCGGGGCTGGTTTGAATCGTAACGCTGGCATCGTTGTCCGGCGCGACCGTCAGCTGCGAGGCGACCACCTTCAGCGCGGCGGTGTTGGAGGCTGTCGCCTGGCGGGCAGACGAGCCGCCGCTGTGTGCGGTTGACGAAGATGACGAAGCCGAGCCGCTGCCGCCGGTCGTCGAGCTGGACTGGCCGTAGTGATGCGCGGCATCCCACTTGAGGGCCACGCTGACGCTGTACCCGGTTGGCGTCACATAACCCGGAATGCTCCAAATATCGAGGTGGTGCGACTTGGCGTAGGCCTGGGCCGCGTCCAACTGCGGCAGATAGTCGGTGTTTGGCGGTTCTACGTAGGCCACGCGCGCTAAACCCTTGCGCACGACGTCCTCATTGTACATATCGGTCTTTGTCACGAAGACATATGCCAGGAGCCGCCCGTACTTGTCTGTGGTGGCACCCGGTTTGCCTTCTTGGATGTAGATGTGTTTGCCGACGGGCAGGACTTGTCGCGCGTATGCCGCGGCCTCCAGGCTGTAGGGCTCCACCGGCGTGTCGGGTTTGACATCCTCCGGCGTGTCAATCAGCAGCATGCGGACGGTGTAGTCTTTTCCGCCCATCCGCACGTGGATGGTATCGCCGTCTGTCTCCTTCGACACCACGACGGGAATCAGGGTGCCGGTCGGTCGAATGGTGTCATTGGTCGATCCGGCCGTGACAGTGCGGGCCGCTGTCGTGGCATTGGCCGTGGCTGCGTCGCGCTGCGCCGCGTTCTGAGTCGTTCCGGCCGCGGCCGCGGCATGCCCGCTTCCGCTGCCGGCGGCACTTGCGGCAGAACTTGCGGCGGTATGGTTCGAAGCAGCGGCTTGAGCATGCGCCGGGGCCGTCGTTGCCAACGTATCGTTGGAACGAACGGGCACGATGGCGAAGCCGATGAGCATCAGCACGATGGCCAACGCGTACTGCCGCCCCTTCCGCCTGCGCCTGCGGTCGAGCCATGTACCGAGAAGCCCGAAGAACGCGAAGAGAAGGACACAGACCCCCAGAATCCAGCGAATCACGTGCATCGTTTCTCCACCTCTCGTTCTTCATCTTACAAGAATGAGGGCAGGAGATAAATTGGTTGTTGAGGAGAATCAAACCAGGGTGTGCCGGATGGCAGCAAAGAAGGGCAAAAAAACTGCCGATCTGGGCATCCGGCGCCGGCAAAGGCACGGTGACGGCCCAAATCAGCAGTTTTCGTCATCTCATGAGATGCCTGCGCAATCGCTGCGCCGGCTTACTTCTTCGGCTGCACGTAGACGCCTTTTTCGTGCGAGAACTCCCGGAATCCATAGACGCCGTGATACGATCCGATGCCGCTTGTGTTCACGCCGCCGAACGGCAGCTGCAAATCCGAGTAGTGAATGACCACGTTGTTCACGGACACATTCCCCGACGTCGTCTGATTGACCACCCGGTCAATCACGTCCTGGTTCTGGCTGAAGATGTACAGTGCGAGCGGCTTGTCGCGCTCGTTGACGTATGTGATGACGTCGTCCAGGGTTTCATAGTTCATCACCGGCAGAATGGGCGCGAAAATCTCTTCCTGCATAATCTTCATGTCCGGCGTCACATGTCTCAGTACGGTCGGTGCGATGAGCCGCTCGGCCGGGTCAAAAATGCCGCCGAACACGACTTCTGCTCCCTTGTCGAGGGCGTCGTCGTACAGCCCCTTGACGCGGTTGAAGTTCCGTTCGTTCACAATCTGTGTAAACTTCTCGGGGTCAACCGCTGCACCGTCTTTGAGATAGCTGTCGGCGAAGCCTTTTAGGTGGCCGATAAAGGCATCTTCGTCCTCCTTGCGGATGAACACGTAGTCCGGGGCGATGCAGGTCTGGCCGGCGTTCATAAACTTGCCAATCGCAATGCGTTTGGCCGCTTCCGCCATGTCGAAATCGTGATCGATGATGGTCGGACTCTTGCCGCCCAGTTCGAGCGTCACGGAGGACAGGTGCTTGGCTGCTGCGGTCATGACGATGCGCCCGACGTTCGTGCTTCCCGTGAAGAAGATGTGGTCGAACGGCTGTTCCAAGAGTGCCGTTGCAACCTCGACTTCTCCTTCAAACACAGCGACTTCGCGCTCGTCGAACGCCTCCCGCACGATGTTCGCCGCGATGCGGCTCGTCTCCGGTGTGAGGTCAGACAATTTCACCATCGCGCAGTTGCCTGCCGAGACAGCGGCGGCCAGGGGAATCATCGCCAGGCTGAATGGGTAATTCCACGGGCCAAGAATCAGACAGACGCCCTTTGGCTCATACATCACAAAGTTTTCCGACGTCGGGTAGAGGGAGGACCCGACCGGCACCGGCGCCATCCAGTCTTCCAAATGGTCCAGCGTGTGCTGAATGGAGCGGATGGTACCGACCACTTCCGCCGCCTTGATTTCCTTGTGCGGCTTGCGCACATCCTGGCGAACGGCTTCCACGATGTCGTCCTCATGTGCCTGGATGACATCCATCAGCCGCTGCAGTTTTGCCTTGCGTTCGGCGGCTGTGGTGCGGCGCACCGTCCACTGATGCTTCTTTTGCAGTGCAAACACGCGCTCGATGTCCTGTTTTACGTTTGTCGTGATCTCGATACTCATCGGAGCCAGCCTCCCCATCATAAAGAATCGCTGCGGTCTCGACCGGCAGGCGGGCGTTCGTCCACCGAACGGCCGGTCGGAAGTTTCCTGCAAAACATCCACAAAGCGAGCGACTGCCAGCGTCAAGCGGGTGACTGCGGACCTTCCGGCGGGAAGTTAGAATTGATTGACCACGGTGACGCCCACGCCGGAGAAGTTGCTCATATCCTGGAACGCATCTCCAAGTTCCTCCAAGGAGATGGTTTTCGTGACCAATTTGCCGGGCTCAAGGCGCCGTTTGGCGACCATTTGCAGCATGGCCGGAAATTCCGGCACCGGCATCCCGAACGACCCTGCAATCTGAATTTCGTTTTCGACAATCAAGTTCAACGGCAATTCCACCATGCCACCGTTTTCATACGAGGTCATGCCAATCTGGACGTGCCGTCCCTGTTTGCGAAGGCTCTTGACCGCGTTGACCGCTGTCTCCTGAATGCCCAGCGCGTCGATGGAGACATGCGCGCCGCCGCCCGTCAGTTCGCGAATGGCCTGCGAAGGTTTGTGCCTTGTGCTGTTCACCGTTTCCACAGCGCCAACTTGTTTCGCAAAGTCCAGTTTGTCGTCGGAAATGTCAACGGCGATCACGTTTGCGCCCATGGCGGTTGCGATCTGTATCGCAGACAAGCCCACACCGCCTGCGCCGTACACGGCCACCCATTCGCCCGGTCCGACCTTGCCGCGCTGTGTGACACCGTGAAACGCGGTCATGAAGCGGCAGCCCATGGCGCTTGCCTCAACAAACTCCACGCCATCCGGCAGGTGAATGAGATTGCCGTCCGCATGCGGGATGTGTGTGTACTCCGCAAAGCCGCCCTTGTAGGTGAATCCAGGCATCTGGCGGTGTTCGCAGACATTCTGGTGCCCGGCGATGCAGTACGGACAGCTGCCATCGCCTTGGCTGAACGGGACAATGACGCGATCGCCAGGTTTAAAATTGCGGATTTGCGACCCTGTTTCCACCACGGTGCCGCTGATTTCGTGACCCAGTACATGCGGCAGCGGGGGCACAGCTTTTTCTCCCCATTCCCCAACCCAGGCATGCCAGTCACTGCGGCACACGCCGACAGCCTCAACCTTCAGGATGACGCCCTCGGGCGTCAGCTCGGGATCGGCAATTTGCCGAACCACCAGTGGAGCGTGAAAGGCTTCCAGGACAGCGGCTTTCATCGGGTCAACTCCTGTCTTCTGAATCGATAGGGTGAAAAGAACACCTACACGCTTCTAGTATAGTGGTTCCGCCCGCGGCGCGCATCATCCTGACTTTTCCAGCCTGCGCTGTTCTGCATCGCGGAATTCTATTCCAAGAAATCATGAGTCTCACATCCGCACAATAGATTATTTCATGGAAATCGTTTTCAAGCAACATCTCACAGACCGTCACACGGGCACGCGCACCGGGTTCGCAGTCCGCGCGGCGACGGTCGGAATGAAGGGAGGAAGAAGTTGTGGAGGGCCTCTTTCATCAAATTCTGCTGCCTGTCAGTGGTTCGATGCTGGGCTCGTTTCTGGTGGGCATGATTCCGATCGCGGTTGTGCTCGTCCTGCTCGGCATCGTGCGAACGCCGGCGTGGATTGCCGCGATTTCCGGACTCGTTGTTGGTTTCATCATTGCGCTCGCCGTATGGAAAATGCCGGCACACCTCGCGTTGTCCGCGGTCGGAAACGGGGTGGTGTTCGCACTGTGGCCGGTGATGTGGATCGTGTTTGCCGCGATGTGGCTGTATAACCTCAGCCAGCGCACCGGTGCGTTCGACCAGTTTCGACAGTGGATGTACCACTACGCCACCGCAGACCGGCGCATCCAGGTACTCATCATCGCCTTCAGTTTCGGCGCTTTGATGGAAGGGATTGCCGGGTTCGGGACGCCCGTGGCGATTGCCTCCGCCCTGTTGGTGGGGCTCGGCTTCCCGGTGCTGGACGCCGTCGTGTTCGCTTTGATTTTCGATACCGCGCCCGTCGCCTTTGGCGCGCTGGGCGTGCCGGTCGTTACCCTCGGGGCAGTGACGAATCTGCACGTCAACGCATTGTCCGCCATGGTTGGGCGACAGTTGCCGATTTTTGCGCTGATTCTTCCATTTTATGTGCTTGTGGTCATGGGCGGCTGGAAGGCGCTGCGGGGTGCGTGGCCCGCAGCACTGGTCGCTGGACTGTCGTACGCGCTGACGCAGTTCGTGGTGTCCAATTACGTTGGTCCAGCACTGCCAGATGTCCTGGCGGCGCTGGTTTCGCTCATTTGCATCGTGTTGTTTACCCGCGTCTGGCGTCCCAAAGATACGGACCAATACCAGTCGTATGCGCACAGCCGGACGGTGCAGGCGGGGTTGAACGCAGGCGGTGCCGGCGGATGGCGCGGCTGGGTGCCGTGGCTGACCGTGACCGTCGTGGTCATCATCTGGACGTTTGCGAAACTGTCTTCGATTGGTCAGATGGATGTGAATTGGCCGGGGCTGAACAACCTGGTCTACCTTACTCTGTACCATAAATTGTACGCTGCTACATGGTCGTTCCAGCCGCTCGCCACAGGCACCGCAATCCTCGTGTCGGTGATTCTCAGTGCTTTGATGCTGCGCGCCAGCTGGCGCGATTTCTTCGGTGCGGCAGCAGACAGCTGGAAGCAGCTGTACTTTCCGATTTTGACGGTGGTGTGCATCGTAGGGCTCGCCTATCTGTATAACTACTCAGGCATGGCGTATACCCTTGGCATCGCCGTGGCGGCCCTGGGGGCGCTGTTTCCATTCTTCTCCGGGTTTCTCGGCTGGATTGCCTGTTTTCTGTCCGGGTCAGACACCTCTTCGAACGCCTTGTTCGGCAACCTTCAGGTTGTTGCGGCCAATCGGCTGCACCTGAATCCGTATTTGATGGCTGCAACAAACTCCAGCGGGGCGGTCATGAGCAAGATGATTTCGCCCCAGAACGTCAGCACCGGGGTGTCGACGGGGGAATTGCGAGGCAAGGAAGGATTGGTGATTCGGCGGACGTTTCTTCACAGCATCGTTTTGACGGTGCTGCTTGGCATTCTCGTTGTGCTCCAAGCCCACGGATGGAGCGGAATGGTGCCCAAGGGGTAAGACCGGTACGAGCGCAGTTAGAAACTGGGCGGGGTCATGGCCCAAATCGAACGGGACGTGACCTTGCCCGGGTTGGCAAATCGGTGGGGAGTGGACGACGGGAACGAAATGCTGTCCCCCTCAAACAGGTGAATCTCGCGCGTGCTGAGGCGGACGATGAGTTCGCCTTCCAGCACGAAGCCGCATTCCTCGCCGCTGTGTGTCACCATGTCTTCCGGGTCGTGCGCCGTGCCCGGTTCAATCTCGACCAACAAGAACTCAATTTGTCCCTGCAGGTTCGGGCTGAGCAGCTGGTATCGCACGTGGGAGTCCGGAAATTGGATGATTTTACGCTGGTTCTTGCGCACCACCAGCGTTTCATCCGAATCCTGCTTTTGAAAAAAGTCGTGCATTGGGGTGTCGAGGTAGTTGCAAATCTTCCAGAACACAGTGAGGGTCGGAATGACCTTGCCGCGCTCCACCTGGCTGATGAGGCTGGCGCTGACGCCGCATGCCTCTGCAAGTTCCTTGATGGTCAGTCCTTTGAGCTGGCGGATTTCCCGCAGTTTGGAGTAATCAAATTCTGACATCGTGACATCCCCCACCATGACGCAGCGATTCCAAATCGATCGGCAAACTTCAGCCAAAAGTTCATCTCATAGGATACCGAAGAAAATTGCGCCGTGCCAGGGCTGGACAGCGTGGATGCAGACGTCCAGCCCACTCGCACAAGCAGCATCAGCCTTCGCTGGACACGGCTTCAGAAGCTGCGGACTGCTTTTGTTCTTTCAGTCGAAGGTAGGCGAGCCAGTACAACAGTGCCACGACGACAATCACCGCCGTCTTGACGATGTCGCCAACGGCCTGCTGGGAAAGAGCGACGCCTACGCCAATGATGGCGATGATGGGCGGCAGCGGCCAGATGGGCATGCGGAACGGACGGTCGTCGGTCCGGTGCTTGAAGCGGGCGACGATGGCCGAAATCGCGATCAGCAAGTAAATGGTGACAATAATGACGCCCGTGAAGGTGATGAGATTGTTCAGGGACGTGAAGTAGCATAAAATTGCGTTTCCCACACCGAGGAAGACAAAACCCCATTTCGGCACATTGTGGCGGTTCATGCTGGCGAAGAAGCGGTTGATGGGCCCCGGCCAGCTGCCGTTTCGGGCAGAGTCCAGATAGATGCGGGCGTACGCCAGGTTGCCGCTGAGCCCTGTGTCAAACATCGCGATGATGACGCCGATGATGAGAATGGTGGCGCCCGCATGGCCTGCGACGGACTGCGCGACATAGGTCAGCGGAGCGTCGGACTGCATGGCGGTTGCGAAATTGGGAATGGCGAGCGTCGACGCAATGACCGCGAGCACCTCGAAGATGACCGACGTCAACACAGCAATCATCACGGCGCGCGGCAGGACACGCCGGGGCTGATGGGTCTCTTCCGCAAAGTACAGCGGCCAGTCATAGCCGTTGAACGCGAACAGGGCCGGGACGACGGCCGCCATCATGGCCGCAAAGCCAACCCCGGTGACGGCGCCGTGCGCATTCGTCGTGACCGGGTGAAGAATGAATCCAATCGGATGGTGCACACCAGTAAAGGACACGACGATAAAGACGAAAATCACCGCCAATTCGATGACGAGCATCACCATCGCGACCCAGCTTGCGGCGCCGATGCGTTCCAGCGAGAACCAGGTGACGATGGCCATCATCACGACGGAAGCCCAGTTGACTGGAATTTGCGGAACGAGTGAATGCAGGTACGTGGCAGACGACACCAGGATGCTGGCGGTGACCACGATGCCCAGCACCAGAAACAACAGCACGGCGACAAACCCCAGCGGTTTGCCGAGTGCGCGCCGGACAATGGTGTAGGCGCCGCCCGCGCCGGGGTACATGCCCCCGAGTTCGGCGTAGCAAAACGCCATGGAAACCGCGATGCATGCACCGATGATGAATGCCCAAAACACGCCCGTGCCCGCTGATTTCAGTTCGTCGCCGTAGACGAGAAAGACGGAGGTCGTCGGCGAGATGGCGGCAATTGCGATCGCCAGCACCTGCCGCAGTCCCATGACAGGAACAAAGCCACCTTTCGCTTTGGCGTGATCTGCGAACAAAGTCTTCTCCTCCTTTTGTGAGCGGTTTCAATAAACTTAACTTTAAAGATATTTGATACATTATCTTAAAATCTGTGGGCTTGTCAATCGGTGCGGCGGCGGAACGATTGGCGGCTGCAGCGGGGATGAACGGCGCACGGCGTTCAGGATACTGCACTTATCAGTGTTATATTGTGATGGATTTTATGATATTGAATTCTGGCCACGGGCGTCCTATAATGACTCGTACCAGGGAAGGGGGCGTTCGCGTGCATTCATCCGGCGGCATCATCTTTGATTTACACTCGGACATCCCCGCTGATATCGCGCTGCGGCGGGCCCAGGGGGAGCGAGCGGTGTTCCTGCGCCGGCACGCCCGCCGCCTGTTGGCGAGCGGCGTTCGGGCTGCCGTCCTGGCGGTCTGGGTTGAACCTGCGTATCGTCGTCAGGCTGCACAGCGCGCGATACAGATTGTTGGTGCACTGTTGGCCGACCTGGCGGAGTCTGCGGCGTGTGTCCACGTCGTGAAAGACCCGCGGGATTTGCTGCGGCCTTTGCCCGCAGACAAGGTGGCGGTGATGCTCAGCGTCGAGGGCATGTCGTTCGTCGAACAGTGGCCGGTCGCCTGGGAAGCAGGGGATGAATCGTCCGATCCGGCGAAGATTCGACCCGAGGCATCGCCCGTGACCCCCGGGGAAGCGGGCAGGCGCGGCCGGCTGTTGGAGCAATCGGCGCAGACGCGGGCGATTTTGCGGGCGCTTGGCGTCCAGTGCGCCATTCTCACCTGGGGGGAGCAGAACGCCATCGCGAGCGGCCCGGGCCAATTTGACAATCCCGACGGCCACCATGGCCTCACCTGGTTTGGCCGCGAGGTCGTGGCAGCGTGGGAGCAGGCTGGCATCCTCATCGACGTTTCGCACCTCGATGAACCGTCGACGGACGGGGTGCTGGAGGCTGCGAACGGGGTCGTCATCGCGTCGCATTCCAACGCCCGCGCCTTGTGCGACCATCCGCGCAACCTGACTGACCGGCACTTGCGGGCGATTGGCGAACGGCACGGCATTGTCGGGGTGAACGCGTACGCCCGATTCGTCGACGTCGAGCACGCAACCCTGGACCGGTACGTCGACCACATCGTCTACATCGCCGAGCGCATCGGCATCGAGCATGTGGGGCTGGGGTTTGATTTTATGGATTACCTGCCGGACAGCTTTGGCTTTCCGGAACGAACCCAGGGCCTCGCGCGTGTCGAGGACGTGCCGCGTCTGCTGGAACGGTTGTCCGAACGCGGATTCTCCGACCGAGACATCGCGATGATTGCGTTTGACAACGCATGCCGCGTTATGCGTGCCACGTCCCAGGCGCCGGTCACTGCGAAGTCATGAAGGGAAAGGAGCCCATCCTGCACAAACCGCAGGGGGCATAGAGGAGGAAACCGTTATGGTGATTGGAGTCCCAAAAGAAATCAAGCACAACGAACACCGGGTTGCGGTCACGCCCATCGGCGTGAAAAGTCTGATTGCCCACGGGCATGAAGTGCTCGTGGAAGCGGGGGCTGGCGCAGGCTGTGGCTTCACGGATGAGGAATACCAAGCGGCTGGTGCCAAACTGGTATCACACGAAGATGCATGGACACAGGCCAGCCTGGTGGTGAAGGTGAAGGAACCCCAGGCGTCCGAGTACCCGTTTTTCCGGGAAGACCTCACCTTGTTTACATACCTGCACCTGGCTGCCGAACCTACACTGGCCAAGCAGCTGGTTGCGTCCAAAACGACGGCCATCGGCTATGAGACGGTCCAGACGCCAACGGGCGGGCTTCCTTTGCTGGCGCCGATGAGCGAAATCGCTGGCAGGATGGCGCCGCAAATTGCTGCGCAGTTCCTGGAGAACCACTATGGCGGGCGGGGCATTTTGCTCGGCGGTGTGCCCGGTGTGAAGGCGGCCAACGTCGTGATCGTCGGCGGGGGGACCGTGGGCACCAATGCGGCGAAAATCGCAGTCGGTATGGGCGCGCACGTGACGATTTTGGATAAGAGCGCAGAGCGTCTGGCGTATCTGGACGACCTGTTTGGCAACAAGGTGCAGACGCTGGCATCAAAC
Above is a genomic segment from Alicyclobacillus cycloheptanicus containing:
- a CDS encoding APC family permease, which codes for MFADHAKAKGGFVPVMGLRQVLAIAIAAISPTTSVFLVYGDELKSAGTGVFWAFIIGACIAVSMAFCYAELGGMYPGAGGAYTIVRRALGKPLGFVAVLLFLVLGIVVTASILVSSATYLHSLVPQIPVNWASVVMMAIVTWFSLERIGAASWVAMVMLVIELAVIFVFIVVSFTGVHHPIGFILHPVTTNAHGAVTGVGFAAMMAAVVPALFAFNGYDWPLYFAEETHQPRRVLPRAVMIAVLTSVIFEVLAVIASTLAIPNFATAMQSDAPLTYVAQSVAGHAGATILIIGVIIAMFDTGLSGNLAYARIYLDSARNGSWPGPINRFFASMNRHNVPKWGFVFLGVGNAILCYFTSLNNLITFTGVIIVTIYLLIAISAIVARFKHRTDDRPFRMPIWPLPPIIAIIGVGVALSQQAVGDIVKTAVIVVVALLYWLAYLRLKEQKQSAASEAVSSEG
- a CDS encoding dipeptidase, with translation MHSSGGIIFDLHSDIPADIALRRAQGERAVFLRRHARRLLASGVRAAVLAVWVEPAYRRQAAQRAIQIVGALLADLAESAACVHVVKDPRDLLRPLPADKVAVMLSVEGMSFVEQWPVAWEAGDESSDPAKIRPEASPVTPGEAGRRGRLLEQSAQTRAILRALGVQCAILTWGEQNAIASGPGQFDNPDGHHGLTWFGREVVAAWEQAGILIDVSHLDEPSTDGVLEAANGVVIASHSNARALCDHPRNLTDRHLRAIGERHGIVGVNAYARFVDVEHATLDRYVDHIVYIAERIGIEHVGLGFDFMDYLPDSFGFPERTQGLARVEDVPRLLERLSERGFSDRDIAMIAFDNACRVMRATSQAPVTAKS
- the ald gene encoding alanine dehydrogenase; translated protein: MVIGVPKEIKHNEHRVAVTPIGVKSLIAHGHEVLVEAGAGAGCGFTDEEYQAAGAKLVSHEDAWTQASLVVKVKEPQASEYPFFREDLTLFTYLHLAAEPTLAKQLVASKTTAIGYETVQTPTGGLPLLAPMSEIAGRMAPQIAAQFLENHYGGRGILLGGVPGVKAANVVIVGGGTVGTNAAKIAVGMGAHVTILDKSAERLAYLDDLFGNKVQTLASNPYDLAACVADADVLIGAVLIPGAKAPKLVTTEMVQSMRPGSVIVDVAIDQGGSIETIDHVTTHEDPVYEKFGVLHYAVANIPGAAARTSTLALTNATLPFALAIANLGWQRAMQEQPVLRGGLNTAEGKITHPTVARALDMAYEAYDAVLS